In one window of Posidoniimonas corsicana DNA:
- a CDS encoding RHS repeat domain-containing protein → MGWYLRFSQSGSTYTALYGARQTLTLDGNTWRVTDPDGTVWEFDAIDELISRRVSPGGEVTEYLKEDGRVVEKRSTLGGDVESRVFAYNSDGNVETATLYRGTTGAPHAEAVRRVVFAYYTALESGKGRPGDLKTVTTQAPDGVSGWDDLGTHYYRYYTADSSTAYAGGLKYVVGPSGYASLGSTPGNATDPQVAAVAEKAYEYDPTSRRVTYAATHGGSQEFSISFTESANAIGYNHWQLKTVATMPDGSTKTVFANHFGQDMLLDHEKSGEGRWIHYSEFSEQNGRVTLRAQPSAIDMSGAPYDEGFADLDVQLNESSGLINVTTYYDVNTPGAGGAPGYAQFQQVKHGSAGSAINQSKLEYGGRTINSGQPTEATVYPVKKRVTYQSDSGGGDPVETTYTHEWWGDSPGEGDPTVQVKKRTEHLPDVGGGQNGGGWLSGNTRVQEYDIDGRLVKSTDARGTVTEHTYDDATGTMASTTQDPSGLDLLTAYEADGMGRPTKTIGPAHDVDGDTVQTLQQTVYLDDQHEVWAAAGYRVGAAAPYDYYTVGPVSITRKDASGRVTDEIQAALFSGGSPVNEVAGQLASGMSFPQTQWCRWTRHEYGDNGRLECTDVYHNIPDSGPGSVGTNYDRTEFNYDAMGRQDYVKTPGGTITRTVYDPRGLVLESWVGTNDTGGGSDNMRKVAVNTYDTDAYGSGSSSLDGLLTKTTQPVDDTPGNDRVVEYVYDWRDRQTTTVTTDGASTFYAVATLDNLGRATTTQQKRSTTLIAQSETSYDDRGRVYQTKRYAVSGAGVAGAALTDNTWYDEEGNVLKSAPAGSDAFTKTSYDAVGRATASYTAYYSGTGTETPQSVATDVVIEQSETTYDDASSVTISESLARYRNGSGNGALAAGTNARPSYTALYYDGIGRSVAAAEYGNQGNDSASFSRPSSTPNAAGSTATLLVSQTVYNARGEAEDQIAPLEAGSPSATTQTTRSTYDDAGRVASVVRNHGGSETEQVDTTYTADGQVKTLTAANSDTGAQVTTYAYGVTLAGSEVASNQLLASVTYPGTGSDRTVSYEYNRQGQRTQMTDQNDSVHDYAYDGLGRQVEDTVSAVGSGVDSGVRRIAHSYDNRLRLQKITSYSTTSGASGVTSDVEYLYNDFSQITTERQQHGAAATGSSPKVQYGYDDASGGSNTIRRESVTYPDGTVLAIGYGSGVNNELSRVEKLTWDSTDVVSYDYLGMNQVVIQKYPEPSTDVEYTLDHGTANAYAGLDRFGRVVDLQWLQGASERVHIKHGYDLAGNRLYRRDEAARANSAGYDQLYGYDGLNRLTSMEQGTLNAGNDAISSATLTQDWTLDQTGNWDNFQQGVVGTLNQDRTHSTVNEITNITESTGTAWPTPGYDNNGNMTSMPQPKSLGASYGATWDAWNRLVSLDDSGVVQANAYDGLGRRITRAEGATTTHFYYSNQWQCLEQRENSSTSASKQLVWGTRYVDDLVLRDTPSERLYSLQDANFNVIAIADNAGAVKERFVYQPYGESAGLDPDFSSYSGADYEWEVRFTGRELDLLTGLQLNRHRYYHAKLGRWVNRDPIAYKGSGWNLYEYNNSTPLDKLDPNGTTPQALRDCKAQCLEDHQGWTVNKSLLNCYRACDENHDKCADMRKKLMLGLFKMCEKKFANGVISQKDRDKCREEAKCIAMGIDKTCRDGGRPNLGPVWRAIPGGGDERNRGVYCYEWAYGYKNACDDCNPEHFDCKVDWAAWQDTGASDIPIHSWCEVRCGDDALFVDDGFMEGFPGYCHEERPCGGRYEWPNGGFGRPPKPGKEGCCPAMP, encoded by the coding sequence GTGGGATGGTATCTGCGTTTCAGCCAGAGCGGTTCGACGTACACGGCGTTGTACGGAGCGCGTCAGACGCTGACGCTGGACGGTAACACGTGGCGGGTGACGGACCCGGACGGGACGGTGTGGGAGTTCGACGCGATCGACGAGCTGATCTCTAGGCGGGTCTCGCCGGGGGGTGAGGTGACGGAGTACCTGAAGGAGGACGGTCGGGTCGTTGAGAAGCGGAGCACGCTGGGCGGTGACGTGGAGTCGCGGGTGTTCGCTTACAACAGCGACGGCAACGTGGAGACAGCGACGCTCTACCGCGGCACGACCGGCGCCCCCCATGCGGAGGCGGTTCGGCGGGTGGTGTTCGCGTACTACACCGCGCTGGAGTCGGGCAAGGGGCGGCCGGGCGACCTGAAGACGGTCACGACCCAGGCGCCGGACGGGGTGTCGGGCTGGGACGACCTGGGAACCCACTACTACCGGTACTACACGGCGGACTCGTCGACGGCCTACGCGGGCGGGCTGAAGTATGTGGTGGGGCCATCGGGTTACGCGAGCCTGGGCTCCACGCCCGGGAACGCCACCGACCCCCAGGTGGCGGCGGTGGCGGAGAAGGCGTACGAGTACGACCCGACGAGCCGGCGGGTGACCTACGCGGCGACGCACGGCGGCAGCCAGGAGTTCTCGATCAGCTTCACGGAGTCGGCGAACGCAATCGGCTACAACCACTGGCAGCTGAAGACGGTGGCGACGATGCCGGACGGCTCGACGAAGACGGTGTTCGCGAACCACTTCGGCCAGGACATGCTGCTGGACCACGAGAAGTCGGGGGAGGGCCGGTGGATCCACTACAGCGAGTTCAGCGAGCAGAACGGCCGGGTCACGCTGCGGGCGCAGCCCTCGGCGATCGACATGTCGGGCGCCCCGTACGACGAGGGGTTCGCCGACCTGGACGTGCAGCTCAACGAGTCGAGCGGTCTGATCAACGTCACGACCTACTACGATGTGAACACGCCGGGCGCCGGCGGGGCGCCGGGGTACGCCCAGTTCCAGCAGGTGAAGCACGGCTCTGCGGGGTCGGCGATCAACCAGAGCAAGCTGGAGTACGGGGGGCGGACGATCAACTCGGGTCAGCCGACCGAGGCGACGGTCTACCCGGTCAAGAAGCGGGTCACGTACCAGAGCGACTCGGGCGGCGGCGACCCGGTCGAGACCACCTACACCCACGAGTGGTGGGGGGACAGCCCCGGCGAGGGGGACCCGACCGTTCAGGTCAAGAAGCGGACCGAGCACCTGCCCGACGTGGGCGGCGGCCAGAACGGGGGCGGCTGGCTGTCGGGCAACACCCGCGTGCAGGAGTACGACATCGACGGTCGGCTGGTGAAGAGCACCGACGCGCGGGGCACGGTCACGGAGCACACGTACGACGACGCGACCGGCACGATGGCCAGCACAACGCAGGACCCGTCGGGTCTGGACCTGCTGACGGCGTATGAGGCGGACGGGATGGGCCGGCCGACCAAGACGATCGGGCCGGCGCACGACGTCGACGGCGACACGGTCCAAACGCTGCAGCAGACGGTCTACCTGGACGACCAGCACGAGGTCTGGGCCGCGGCGGGCTACCGGGTCGGCGCGGCGGCGCCCTACGACTACTACACGGTGGGCCCGGTCTCGATCACGAGGAAGGACGCGAGCGGCCGGGTGACCGACGAGATCCAGGCGGCGCTGTTCAGCGGCGGCAGCCCGGTGAACGAGGTCGCCGGCCAGCTGGCTAGCGGCATGAGCTTCCCGCAGACGCAGTGGTGCCGGTGGACCCGCCACGAGTACGGCGACAACGGACGGTTGGAGTGCACCGACGTGTACCACAACATCCCGGACAGCGGCCCGGGGTCAGTCGGCACGAACTACGACCGGACCGAGTTCAACTACGACGCGATGGGCCGTCAGGACTACGTCAAGACGCCCGGCGGCACGATCACCCGGACGGTGTACGACCCGCGTGGGCTGGTGCTGGAGAGCTGGGTCGGCACCAACGACACGGGGGGCGGTTCGGATAACATGCGGAAGGTCGCGGTCAACACCTACGACACGGACGCCTACGGCTCGGGCAGCAGCTCGCTCGACGGGCTGTTGACCAAGACCACCCAGCCGGTGGACGACACGCCGGGCAACGACCGGGTCGTCGAGTACGTCTACGACTGGCGGGACCGGCAGACCACGACGGTCACCACCGACGGGGCCAGCACGTTCTACGCGGTCGCGACGCTCGACAACCTGGGCCGAGCCACGACGACGCAGCAGAAGCGCAGCACGACACTGATCGCCCAGAGCGAGACCTCCTACGACGACCGGGGGCGGGTCTACCAGACGAAGCGGTACGCGGTGAGCGGCGCGGGCGTCGCCGGCGCCGCGTTGACCGACAACACCTGGTACGACGAAGAGGGGAACGTGCTCAAGTCGGCGCCGGCCGGCAGCGACGCGTTTACCAAGACCAGCTACGACGCGGTCGGCCGGGCTACAGCCAGCTACACCGCGTACTACAGCGGCACGGGGACCGAGACGCCGCAGAGCGTGGCGACCGACGTGGTCATCGAGCAGAGCGAGACCACCTACGACGACGCGTCGAGCGTCACCATCAGCGAGTCGCTGGCCCGCTACCGCAACGGCAGCGGCAACGGCGCGTTGGCGGCCGGCACGAACGCGCGGCCGTCGTACACGGCGTTGTACTACGACGGGATCGGGCGCTCGGTGGCGGCGGCCGAGTACGGCAACCAGGGCAACGACAGCGCGTCCTTCAGCCGCCCGTCGTCGACGCCCAACGCGGCCGGCTCCACGGCGACGCTGCTGGTCAGCCAGACCGTTTACAACGCGCGGGGCGAGGCGGAGGACCAGATCGCTCCGCTCGAGGCCGGTTCGCCCTCGGCGACCACGCAGACGACCCGCAGCACGTACGACGACGCGGGCCGCGTCGCGAGCGTGGTGCGGAACCACGGCGGGTCGGAGACCGAACAGGTCGACACCACCTACACGGCCGATGGCCAAGTCAAGACGCTCACCGCCGCCAACAGCGACACGGGCGCCCAGGTGACCACCTACGCGTATGGGGTGACGCTGGCGGGCTCGGAGGTCGCCAGCAACCAGCTCCTGGCGAGCGTCACCTACCCGGGGACCGGTTCTGACCGCACGGTCAGCTACGAGTACAACCGCCAGGGCCAGCGGACCCAGATGACCGACCAGAACGACTCGGTCCACGACTACGCGTACGACGGGCTGGGGAGGCAGGTCGAGGACACGGTGTCTGCGGTGGGCTCGGGCGTGGACAGCGGCGTGCGGCGGATCGCCCACAGCTACGACAACCGCCTGCGGCTGCAGAAGATCACCAGCTACAGCACCACCAGCGGCGCCAGCGGCGTGACCAGCGACGTGGAGTACCTGTATAATGACTTCAGCCAGATCACGACCGAGCGGCAGCAGCACGGCGCGGCGGCGACCGGCTCCTCGCCCAAGGTGCAGTACGGGTACGACGACGCGTCAGGCGGCAGCAACACGATCCGCCGGGAGAGCGTGACCTACCCGGACGGCACGGTGCTGGCGATCGGCTACGGCAGCGGCGTGAACAATGAACTGAGCCGCGTGGAGAAGCTCACGTGGGACTCCACCGACGTGGTCAGCTACGACTACCTGGGGATGAATCAGGTGGTAATCCAAAAATACCCCGAGCCATCGACCGACGTCGAGTACACGCTCGACCACGGCACGGCGAACGCCTACGCGGGGCTGGACCGCTTCGGGCGGGTCGTCGACCTGCAGTGGCTGCAGGGCGCCAGCGAACGCGTCCACATCAAGCACGGCTACGACCTAGCCGGCAACCGGCTCTATCGCCGGGACGAGGCGGCCCGCGCCAACTCCGCGGGCTACGACCAGCTCTACGGCTACGACGGGCTCAACCGGCTCACGTCGATGGAGCAGGGGACGCTCAACGCGGGCAACGACGCCATCAGCAGCGCCACGCTCACGCAGGACTGGACGCTCGACCAGACCGGCAACTGGGACAACTTCCAGCAGGGCGTCGTGGGCACGCTCAACCAGGACCGCACCCACAGCACGGTCAACGAGATCACCAACATCACCGAGTCCACCGGGACGGCGTGGCCCACGCCGGGCTACGACAACAACGGCAACATGACGTCGATGCCGCAGCCCAAGAGCCTGGGCGCCAGCTACGGCGCCACCTGGGACGCATGGAACCGGCTCGTGTCGCTCGACGACAGCGGCGTCGTGCAGGCCAACGCCTACGACGGCCTCGGGCGACGCATCACCCGCGCCGAAGGGGCCACCACCACCCACTTCTACTACAGCAACCAGTGGCAGTGCCTCGAGCAACGCGAGAACTCATCGACGTCCGCTAGCAAGCAGCTCGTCTGGGGAACACGCTACGTTGACGACCTCGTGCTGCGCGACACGCCGAGCGAGCGGCTCTACTCGCTGCAGGACGCCAACTTCAACGTCATCGCCATCGCCGACAACGCGGGCGCTGTGAAGGAGCGGTTCGTCTACCAGCCCTACGGCGAGAGCGCCGGGCTCGACCCCGACTTCTCGAGCTACTCCGGCGCCGACTACGAGTGGGAGGTCCGCTTCACCGGCAGGGAACTCGACCTCCTAACCGGGCTGCAGTTGAATCGGCATCGGTATTATCACGCTAAATTGGGGAGGTGGGTGAATCGTGATCCTATTGCGTACAAAGGTAGTGGGTGGAATCTGTACGAATACAACAACAGCACGCCTCTAGACAAATTGGACCCCAATGGAACAACACCGCAAGCCTTGCGGGACTGCAAAGCACAATGCTTGGAAGATCACCAGGGATGGACTGTAAATAAGTCGCTCCTGAACTGTTATCGTGCGTGTGACGAAAACCATGACAAATGTGCTGACATGAGGAAGAAACTCATGCTCGGCCTTTTCAAGATGTGCGAAAAGAAGTTCGCAAACGGGGTGATTTCTCAGAAGGATCGCGACAAATGCCGAGAAGAAGCAAAGTGCATTGCGATGGGAATAGATAAGACTTGTCGCGATGGCGGACGTCCCAATTTAGGGCCTGTATGGCGTGCCATACCTGGTGGGGGAGACGAGAGGAATAGAGGTGTATACTGCTACGAGTGGGCATATGGGTACAAGAACGCATGCGATGATTGCAATCCCGAGCACTTCGACTGCAAGGTAGATTGGGCCGCTTGGCAAGATACTGGAGCAAGTGATATACCAATTCACTCTTGGTGCGAAGTCAGATGTGGAGACGATGCACTTTTTGTAGACGACGGATTCATGGAGGGGTTTCCAGGCTACTGCCATGAAGAGCGTCCGTGCGGAGGCCGCTACGAGTGGCCGAATGGCGGCTTTGGTAGACCCCCCAAACCGGGTAAAGAAGGATGCTGCCCTGCAATGCCTTAG
- a CDS encoding integrase core domain-containing protein, whose product MKGWFTPLLFLLARSGEDQLRRQILFLNAELEMTRARVPQTRVFLSNEERERLLELGDGIGSDVLKLVSIVHPRTYQRWRERRSQGKPPAKKMGRKGTPEDLRQIVVRLATQAGWGYGRIVGELKKLRIQCVGRTTVRTILKEEGVSPSPKRGRGTWDEFIKIHAETLWQVDFFSKMVVTPTGLRQAYVLVFLNVQSRRVICSPATFKADDRWMVEQAELMLDQAKKLDLPVRYLVRDQDFKYSKRFDRVFSGAGVAVEPTAPRAPNQNAFVERWIQSVKYECLNRFIAFGLNHLDYLVAEFVDYYHELRPHQRKDNKPLVGVWSDTDDPPSSGEEVVCREKLGGVLKCYERKAA is encoded by the coding sequence ATGAAGGGTTGGTTCACGCCGCTGTTGTTTCTGTTGGCGCGTTCGGGCGAGGACCAGCTCAGGCGGCAGATCCTGTTTCTCAATGCCGAGCTAGAGATGACCCGGGCTCGGGTGCCACAAACCCGTGTCTTTCTCAGCAATGAAGAGCGGGAGCGTTTGTTGGAGCTGGGCGACGGCATCGGTTCAGATGTGTTGAAGCTGGTTTCGATCGTGCATCCACGAACGTACCAGCGCTGGCGTGAGCGGAGAAGCCAAGGGAAGCCTCCCGCCAAGAAGATGGGTCGCAAGGGCACTCCAGAGGACTTGCGTCAGATCGTTGTTCGACTTGCCACCCAAGCTGGCTGGGGCTACGGTCGAATTGTCGGCGAGCTGAAGAAGCTTCGCATCCAGTGCGTTGGTCGCACTACGGTCCGGACGATCCTCAAAGAAGAGGGCGTCTCGCCCAGCCCGAAGCGGGGCAGGGGGACGTGGGACGAGTTCATCAAGATCCACGCCGAGACGCTTTGGCAGGTAGATTTCTTCTCGAAGATGGTGGTCACGCCAACAGGGCTGCGGCAGGCGTATGTGCTGGTATTCTTGAACGTCCAATCAAGGCGGGTCATCTGTTCTCCCGCAACCTTCAAAGCGGATGACCGATGGATGGTCGAGCAGGCCGAATTGATGCTTGACCAAGCCAAGAAACTGGATCTGCCAGTACGCTACCTCGTTCGCGATCAGGACTTCAAATACAGCAAGCGGTTTGATCGGGTCTTCTCAGGCGCGGGCGTTGCCGTTGAGCCAACGGCCCCTCGTGCTCCGAATCAGAACGCGTTTGTGGAGCGTTGGATCCAGAGCGTCAAGTATGAATGCCTGAATCGCTTCATTGCCTTCGGCTTGAATCATCTTGATTACTTGGTTGCCGAATTCGTCGACTATTATCACGAGTTACGGCCGCATCAGCGGAAGGACAACAAGCCGCTTGTTGGGGTCTGGTCGGATACCGACGATCCTCCGAGCAGCGGAGAAGAAGTGGTCTGCCGAGAGAAGCTCGGCGGAGTCTTGAAGTGCTACGAGCGGAAAGCGGCCTGA
- a CDS encoding tyrosine-type recombinase/integrase produces MSSSQRRRRVPKYCRHKARGLARVTIDGKDHYLGPYGSSESKERYRQIVGEWLDQQQADSLHEQTDVRVCELAVAYLRHCMEYYRKDGVVTREYGCITDALKHVRQHYDLERIDRFGPKALKTVRESMIEAGWSRKYVNKQIGRVVRMFKWGVAEQLVRPTIWQALQAVGGLKRGRTDAPEYAPVKPVSDEVVEKTLPHLSSIVADMVQLQRLVGCRPSEICSLRPVDIDRSADVWRYQVVGHKTEHYGKSRVIWFGPKAQAILSKYLLRDPEAFCFNPSELPNPRRTAGDRYTKDSYGRAVRRAAKKAEVETWSPNRLRHSAATVIRKEFGLEAAQTVLGHASADVTQVYAERDQQLAARVARELG; encoded by the coding sequence ATGTCGAGTTCTCAACGTCGCCGGCGTGTCCCCAAGTACTGCCGCCACAAGGCCCGCGGTCTGGCCCGAGTGACGATCGACGGCAAGGACCACTACCTGGGGCCCTACGGCTCCTCGGAGAGCAAAGAGCGGTACCGTCAGATCGTCGGCGAGTGGCTCGACCAACAGCAGGCCGACTCGCTGCACGAGCAGACCGACGTGCGGGTCTGCGAGCTGGCCGTTGCGTACCTCCGTCACTGCATGGAGTACTACCGCAAGGACGGCGTTGTCACCCGAGAGTACGGGTGCATCACCGACGCCCTCAAACACGTCCGCCAACACTACGATCTGGAACGAATCGATCGGTTTGGTCCGAAGGCCCTCAAGACCGTCCGCGAGTCGATGATCGAAGCGGGGTGGTCGCGGAAATACGTCAACAAGCAGATCGGCCGCGTCGTCCGGATGTTCAAATGGGGAGTCGCCGAGCAGCTGGTCCGACCCACCATCTGGCAAGCCCTGCAGGCGGTCGGCGGCCTCAAACGGGGTCGCACGGACGCGCCTGAGTACGCCCCGGTGAAACCGGTGAGCGATGAGGTCGTCGAGAAGACACTGCCGCACTTGTCGTCGATCGTCGCCGACATGGTTCAACTGCAACGACTCGTCGGCTGCCGCCCAAGCGAGATCTGCAGCCTTAGGCCAGTCGACATCGACCGCTCAGCAGACGTTTGGCGGTATCAGGTAGTTGGACACAAGACCGAGCACTACGGCAAGTCTCGCGTGATCTGGTTCGGACCCAAGGCCCAGGCAATCCTCTCCAAGTACTTGCTGCGAGACCCGGAAGCGTTTTGCTTCAATCCGAGTGAGTTGCCGAATCCTCGCCGCACTGCAGGCGATCGCTACACGAAGGACTCGTATGGGCGCGCCGTGCGTCGTGCCGCAAAGAAGGCCGAGGTCGAGACTTGGTCGCCAAATCGACTCCGGCATTCGGCCGCGACCGTGATACGCAAGGAATTCGGGCTAGAGGCCGCTCAGACTGTTCTGGGGCACGCGTCGGCTGACGTCACCCAAGTCTACGCAGAGAGGGACCAGCAACTGGCCGCCAGGGTCGCGAGAGAACTAGGTTGA
- a CDS encoding DUF1580 domain-containing protein, with the protein MIDLSKEELLTVKQARLEFPSRPSVPTIWRWMLKGVRGVVLDSACIGGRRFTSREACRRFLSSQSSASAAVATRGSERQRALSAAQATLDQLGVATRESAST; encoded by the coding sequence GTGATCGATCTCTCGAAGGAAGAACTGCTGACGGTGAAGCAGGCGAGGCTGGAGTTTCCTAGCCGGCCGAGCGTCCCGACAATCTGGCGCTGGATGCTGAAGGGGGTTCGGGGGGTTGTGCTAGACAGCGCGTGCATCGGCGGCCGACGGTTTACCAGTCGGGAGGCGTGCAGGCGGTTCCTGAGTTCGCAATCTTCTGCTTCCGCCGCTGTCGCGACCCGAGGTAGCGAGCGGCAGCGCGCTCTGTCCGCTGCGCAGGCCACCCTCGACCAGCTCGGCGTCGCGACGAGGGAGTCGGCATCAACCTAG
- a CDS encoding ParB/RepB/Spo0J family partition protein — MKVANIPVDLVDEDPNQPRKHFDEEAIEQLGQSQIDDGEQQPIIVFRRESRFRLIDGCRRLRARRLKKQETVLAIVHDEEPDSETLAVTQLVVNSLRKDLTPMEKAVAYKNLKDQYGWSNTEIAKRLHVSKGSVTQALSYLELPEEAQTRLNAGELAESTAYAISRVEDADKRSELLKQAAAGRLKRDDANAVAQAARPKGKSHHRAVLRLKSADVAVTSDEPIDQESLVRIGRELAQAGQRASRDGIDVKTLKRVLRDKHRNVAAAS; from the coding sequence ATGAAAGTCGCCAATATTCCCGTCGACCTGGTCGACGAGGACCCCAACCAGCCCCGCAAGCACTTCGACGAGGAAGCCATTGAGCAGCTTGGGCAGAGCCAGATCGACGACGGCGAGCAGCAGCCGATTATCGTCTTCCGCCGGGAGAGTCGATTCCGGCTCATCGACGGGTGTCGCCGGCTGCGGGCGCGCAGGTTGAAGAAGCAGGAGACGGTGCTCGCGATCGTCCACGATGAGGAGCCCGACTCAGAAACGCTCGCGGTTACGCAGCTGGTCGTCAATTCGCTGAGGAAAGACCTGACCCCGATGGAGAAGGCGGTCGCCTACAAGAACCTGAAGGACCAGTATGGCTGGTCAAACACCGAGATCGCAAAGCGGCTGCATGTCAGCAAAGGTTCGGTGACACAGGCTCTGTCGTACCTCGAACTGCCCGAGGAGGCACAAACGCGACTCAATGCTGGGGAGCTGGCAGAGAGCACCGCCTATGCGATCAGCCGCGTGGAGGATGCTGACAAACGGAGTGAACTGCTGAAGCAGGCCGCTGCTGGGCGATTGAAGCGGGACGACGCCAATGCCGTGGCCCAGGCAGCCCGGCCCAAGGGCAAGTCGCACCACCGCGCGGTGCTCCGTTTGAAGTCGGCGGACGTTGCCGTCACGTCCGACGAGCCGATCGACCAGGAATCGCTAGTCCGGATCGGCCGTGAGCTCGCCCAGGCAGGCCAGAGAGCCTCCCGCGATGGGATCGACGTCAAGACGCTGAAGCGGGTGCTGCGCGACAAGCATCGGAACGTTGCAGCGGCATCGTAG
- a CDS encoding type IV secretory system conjugative DNA transfer family protein has product MLTYSLLRSSEAMAAASRREADGRALRVNLPDRIPHAAIFGSTGSMKTTAYAVPVLQSCAESMVVLDPKGELARLTARLRMRRYGHDVQIIDPFGVANVRGIPTARLNPISLVREEPSRLVDEARRLATAIVVRTGEEKDPFWAQISNTLVTATVAFLASEATPEEATLSRARDILCSPKLTEQMLAHMRESDACSGLLQRLAGQVAQLEGQTKASAYSVANSHIDFLDSLPVAETLSESTFDPKQLVNAKQTIYLCLPVDRVAELNGLQRVLLSTLINAVFAAGEDRRRKVRFLLDEAATLGPLDALYNAVFYGRSFGLRLLFLFQSSSQVSRSFPDSQKDDFFATVGSVFCGVNDHRTAKEVSDWIGQTTVVGTTRQDSFSQGKTAGTGLQDQTHSTNWGDNRSTSYSEVGRALIQPEEVLQLPKNAAIVLLPNVRPILAEKTPYFARRGRRLIRRTGWAVVNAVVALATAAAVGGAVWAATIGQDHPMVVELSGKLSDLLSRR; this is encoded by the coding sequence TTGCTTACTTACTCGCTGCTGCGTTCCTCCGAAGCGATGGCCGCCGCGTCACGCCGTGAAGCCGACGGCCGAGCCCTGAGGGTGAACCTGCCCGACCGGATTCCGCATGCGGCGATTTTCGGCTCCACAGGCTCCATGAAGACCACGGCTTACGCGGTCCCGGTGCTGCAGTCGTGCGCCGAAAGCATGGTCGTGCTCGATCCGAAAGGAGAGCTCGCACGCCTGACAGCTCGACTACGGATGCGTCGCTATGGTCATGACGTGCAGATTATTGACCCGTTTGGCGTCGCCAACGTCCGCGGGATTCCTACCGCACGGCTCAACCCGATTAGTCTGGTGCGAGAAGAGCCTTCGCGTTTGGTGGACGAGGCCCGCCGCCTGGCCACCGCTATTGTGGTCCGAACTGGAGAAGAAAAAGATCCATTCTGGGCGCAGATTAGCAACACGTTGGTCACCGCGACCGTAGCGTTCCTGGCCTCCGAGGCAACGCCCGAGGAGGCGACGCTGTCCCGGGCCCGCGACATCCTGTGTTCGCCCAAGCTGACCGAGCAGATGCTGGCTCACATGAGGGAAAGCGACGCGTGCAGCGGGCTGCTGCAGCGGCTGGCTGGTCAGGTGGCTCAGCTCGAGGGACAGACCAAGGCGAGCGCGTACTCCGTCGCCAATAGCCACATCGACTTCCTGGACAGCCTGCCGGTTGCCGAGACCTTGTCGGAGTCAACCTTCGATCCGAAGCAGCTCGTAAACGCCAAACAGACGATTTACTTGTGCCTGCCGGTGGATCGAGTCGCAGAGCTCAATGGCCTGCAGCGGGTGCTGCTATCGACGTTGATCAATGCCGTGTTCGCCGCCGGCGAGGACCGCCGGCGAAAAGTCCGCTTTCTATTGGACGAGGCTGCCACGCTTGGACCGCTGGACGCGTTGTATAACGCGGTGTTCTACGGGCGCTCGTTTGGGCTGCGCCTGCTGTTCCTGTTCCAAAGCAGCTCACAGGTCTCGCGGAGTTTCCCAGACTCCCAAAAAGACGACTTCTTCGCCACCGTGGGGAGCGTCTTCTGCGGCGTCAACGACCACCGCACGGCGAAGGAGGTCTCCGACTGGATCGGTCAGACCACTGTGGTTGGAACGACTCGGCAGGACAGCTTCTCGCAGGGCAAGACGGCCGGCACGGGGCTGCAGGACCAGACCCACAGCACCAACTGGGGCGACAACCGCTCGACGTCGTATAGCGAAGTGGGTCGAGCGCTGATTCAACCCGAAGAGGTGCTGCAACTGCCCAAGAACGCCGCGATCGTGCTGCTGCCGAACGTCCGCCCGATCCTGGCCGAGAAGACGCCGTACTTCGCTCGTCGCGGTCGCAGGCTCATCCGCCGAACGGGATGGGCGGTAGTCAATGCCGTCGTCGCACTGGCGACGGCCGCCGCGGTCGGCGGCGCCGTGTGGGCCGCGACGATCGGGCAGGACCACCCGATGGTGGTCGAGCTTTCCGGCAAGCTCTCCGACCTGCTGTCTCGTCGTTGA